From a region of the Bacillus alveayuensis genome:
- a CDS encoding hypothetical protein (product_source=Hypo-rule applied; cath_funfam=1.20.58.60; pfam=PF14166; superfamily=54197): MKIRKANIENDGKLITNVYLYENKKEEYTMVAIPDIEWSTVIPYVEDRTKRSMRLAKSLEKHVEPQVAIQLTSKIMQWVYEM, encoded by the coding sequence ATGAAAATTCGTAAAGCGAATATTGAAAATGACGGGAAACTTATTACAAATGTTTACTTATATGAAAACAAAAAAGAAGAATATACAATGGTAGCCATCCCCGATATAGAATGGTCAACGGTCATTCCTTATGTAGAAGATCGAACGAAACGGTCAATGCGATTAGCAAAATCATTAGAAAAGCATGTCGAGCCACAAGTAGCAATTCAATTAACAAGCAAGATCATGCAATGGGTTTATGAAATGTAA
- a CDS encoding putative transcriptional regulator (product_source=KO:K07727; cath_funfam=1.10.260.40; cog=COG3655; ko=KO:K07727; pfam=PF13443; smart=SM00530; superfamily=47413), with protein sequence MPKQFEIHIKLDHLLKQRRMTKRELARKADIRHTLVWEMCHNKTKRLPLDKLAKICSVLEVEIHDIIELVEKKKNAI encoded by the coding sequence ATGCCTAAGCAATTTGAAATACATATTAAACTTGATCATTTACTGAAACAGCGAAGAATGACGAAACGTGAATTAGCAAGAAAAGCAGATATACGACATACGCTCGTTTGGGAAATGTGCCATAATAAAACAAAGCGCCTTCCACTAGATAAACTAGCAAAGATTTGCTCAGTTTTAGAAGTTGAAATCCATGATATTATTGAGCTCGTTGAAAAGAAAAAAAATGCTATATAA
- a CDS encoding hypothetical protein (product_source=Hypo-rule applied; cath_funfam=3.40.50.300; superfamily=48403), translating to MKNDTYYSFGPFWYYRTHPDVYYRYRQYPQVNPSIFHQSASLTQKLLEEANILLQQLQRNDFAYQVMMYAQKSQQKEVEKLLQSTGVKARIETNFNPNGIHIHLIRKNIDCCRIILALRWG from the coding sequence ATGAAAAATGACACATATTATTCTTTTGGCCCATTTTGGTATTACCGAACACATCCTGATGTTTATTATCGTTATCGCCAATATCCGCAAGTCAATCCATCAATCTTTCATCAATCCGCATCTCTTACACAAAAATTGCTAGAAGAAGCGAACATATTGCTCCAACAATTACAGCGTAATGACTTTGCTTATCAAGTCATGATGTATGCACAAAAGTCACAGCAAAAAGAGGTAGAAAAACTCCTTCAATCAACAGGTGTAAAGGCCCGTATTGAAACAAACTTTAACCCAAATGGAATTCACATTCATTTAATACGAAAGAATATTGATTGCTGCCGAATCATTCTCGCTTTGCGCTGGGGATAA